In Mytilus trossulus isolate FHL-02 chromosome 14, PNRI_Mtr1.1.1.hap1, whole genome shotgun sequence, a genomic segment contains:
- the LOC134695974 gene encoding medium-chain acyl-CoA ligase ACSF2, mitochondrial-like, which yields MEDISYLCNPMVEPFVYETIRDKLERYSKETPDKEAIVFYTPEFERQSLTFGNLYRKSWECAQGLIKLGIQPGDVVGLGLPNIPEWIFCHFGIALAGAITLGFSYLSGQNIVQALNQSKKCTAIIFGDSAEKIDLVRQFVSGTNENGRVLKTDVSSLKYAIRVGTEDAGDFPFTFGSLQQLAELNFGIELPILLPDDVCIIMMTSGTTGQSKLIPKTHFHVSSVLPMTNQVMRMEKEDVIFNCQSFIWIGGYVFPLLNFGNTLVTVTSYLNNISTARQFAKLTAKVIEKENCTFAGIYGPSLLEFSDGELNCSSFPLKCVTTAGFPLSTKYASVIGKVARRFINVYGTTELGSICYKEIVRPEDFEDYSVGSPVRGIEITVLDQAGKLCKRNVTGEINVRSSVRFLGYLNNQEKTIEVLDQSGWFKTNDIGYVTSDGQVVVSGRLSDVIIIGGWKMSPVHLENVLSAHPDILDVKVIAIEDKVMFQEACACLMKKPESTTTWDDLKALIPNKSITNKENIQNRLAVPKYHVFIDSFPRTISGKIDKKQLKEEVLKVLKLK from the coding sequence ATGGAAGACATAAGTTATCTGTGTAATCCTATGGTAGAACCATTTGTTTATGAAACTATAAGAGACAAGTTGGAAAGATACTCCAAGGAAACACCAGATAAAGAAGCCATCGTATTTTATACACCTGAATTTGAGAGACAATCTTTGACTTTTGGAAATCTATATAGAAAATCATGGGAATGTGCTCAAGGTCTGATCAAGTTAGGAATACAACCAGGTGACGTTGTTGGTCTAGGTTTACCGAACATTCCAGAATGGATTTTCTGTCATTTTGGAATTGCTCTTGCTGGAGCAATCACTCTTGGCTTTTCGTATTTGTCAGGACAAAACATTGTTCAAGCCCTAAATCAGAGTAAGAAATGCACGGCTATTATATTCGGAGATAGCGCTGAAAAGATTGACTTAGTCCGTCAATTTGTAAGTGGCACTAACGAGAATGGAAGAGTTTTAAAAACAGATGTTTCATCGCTAAAATATGCTATTCGGGTTGGAACAGAAGACGCTGGTGATTTTCCGTTCACCTTTGGTTCACTTCAGCAATTAGCGGAGTTAAATTTTGGTATAGAACTACCAATTTTGCTACCAGATGACGTCTGTATAATTATGATGACCTCTGGAACAACCGGTCAAAGCAAACTCATCCCCAAAACTCATTTTCATGTATCATCTGTACTACCAATGACCAACCAAGTGATGAGGATGGAAAAAGAAGACGTAATCTTTAATTGTCAGTCATTTATATGGATTGGTGGTTATGTCTTTCCGTTGTTAAATTTTGGCAACACATTGGTTACAGTAACTAGTTATTTAAACAACATAAGCACCGCGAGACAATTTGCAAAACTTACAGCAAAAGTCATTGAGAAAGAAAACTGCACTTTCGCTGGGATATATGGTCCATCTTTGCTAGAATTTTCGGATGGCGAATTAAATTGTTCAAGCTTTCCACTAAAATGTGTGACTACAGCAGGATTTCCATTATCTACAAAGTATGCTTCTGTAATTGGAAAAGTAGCCCGCCGTTTTATTAACGTTTATGGAACAACCGAACTTGGGTCTATCTGTTACAAAGAAATAGTACGACCTGAAGACTTTGAGGATTATTCCGTGGGATCTCCAGTCAGAGGCATAGAGATAACTGTTCTTGATCAAGCTGGTAAACTTTGTAAAAGAAACGTCACGGGAGAAATAAATGTTCGATCCAGTGTTCGTTTCCTTGGATATTTGAACAACCAAGAAAAAACCATCGAAGTTTTAGACCAGTCTGGTTggtttaaaacaaatgatattggGTACGTTACTTCTGATGGCCAGGTTGTCGTCAGTGGTCGTTTATCGGATGTTATCATAATAGGAGGTTGGAAAATGTCTCCTGTACATTTAGAAAATGTACTATCTGCGCATCCAGACATATTAGATGTCAAAGTTATAGCTATTGAAGACAAGGTGATGTTCCAAGAAGCATGTGCCTGTTTAATGAAGAAACCGGAATCAACAACCACATGGGACGATCTTAAAGCCTTAATTCCTAACAAAAGCATcacaaacaaagaaaacatacaGAACAGACTTGCTGTTCCAAAATATCACGTGTTCATTGACTCGTTCCCTAGAACAATTAGTGgaaagattgacaaaaaacaactaaaagagGAAGttcttaaagttttaaaattgaaataa